The Glycine max cultivar Williams 82 chromosome 3, Glycine_max_v4.0, whole genome shotgun sequence sequence TCATTGGTCTATGCAGGCTCTCTTTTATTTCTGTCTCCACTTCATAGCTGACTAATTCAGTGGACTGACATTTTTTATTGTGCAATTTTTTCTCACGCAGTTGAAAAGGCCAAGTATATTTATATTGCTGGGTTTTTCCTCACTGTATCACCAGATTCCATCCAGCTAGTTGCTGAGCATGCTGCTGCAAATAACAAGGTTAAATATGATTGGAAAATTGCTGCTTCCTATTAAATGCTGTTTCtgatactttattttattcctgTATGCAGATCTTCTCAATGAACCTTTCTGCCCCTTTTATCTGCGAGTTTTTCAGGGATGTACAGGAGAAAGCTCTACCGTAAGGATTCATCTTAAAACGAATGAAATTTTACATATTGGTTCTTAAGGATGCACATTATGTGATTTAGGTATACGGACTTTGTTTTCGGATATGAGACTGAAGCAAGAACATTTTCTAAAGTTCATGGCTGGGAGGTAAGCCTTGTATATCAAATTTGTAGGCTTGcagttttggttttgaatgttaaattgttaacccccccccccccccctcttcttTCTAGACCGATAATGTTGAGGAGATAGCTCTAAAGATTTCCCAGTGGCCAAAGGCATCAGGAACACACAAAAGGATAACTGTCATCACACAGGGTGTGGATCCTGTTTGTGTTGCTGAGGATGGGAAGGTGAAAAAGTTCCCTGTGCAACTTTTGCCTAAAGAGAAACTAGTTGATGCAAATGGAACAGGTACTGTGCTCTACTGCTTTTAGGAGTTAAAATGTGGAACATGCGTGTATAATTATTATGTATTTGCTCCTTAAAGTTATTTTGTACTGGTCTTTCATGGTGGTAAGGGGATACTTGATTGGGGTAAAGTGGATTAGTAGGAAGATAGCCCCTATAGTTAGATAGAGGCACAAAATCATTAGGAAGGACTTGGATAAATAGGTTTTGGTTGGGCCATTTTAAAAAGCCCTTTAGACCTAATAAAGTCAGCTTGtttgaataaatataataataatattattatgtaggcacttattataattattataaaattgaaacttCAATGTAATATTTTGAGATTATATATACTTATTGTTGTATTTAAAGTCTATTTACCAGTgagtttttttatctatttaaaagACTTCATTAAAAAGTAGACTTTTAAATAAACTTGAAGGCTAGACTATGCTTTTAAAATAGGCTAAATAGATAAGACGTCAGGCTTAAATTTGAGATTTTGTTCAAGCTTAGACCTTGTAAAGCCTAGTGTAGTCATCCTATTTTCATCcttagttgttgttgttggtcttCAATTGTGATATTTGCTCTAAAATACATGCTTGCTGGCTATAATTCTCTCATATTATTGTCACACGACATTGAAACCAACATGGAAAGTCcatgaaattatttatgattactGAGGCACAGCCAGGATTTCGTAAATAGACATTGGTAGTGACAAGCAAGATGCCAATTTTGTTTCATGATTCATTCCTTATTGTTTTATGTTTGTAGGAGATGCATTTGTCGGAGGATTTCTTTCTCAATTGGTTCAGGAGAAGCCCATTGAAGAGTGCGTGAGAGCTGGCTGTTATGCAGCAAACGTTATCATCCAAAGGTCTGGCTGTACGTACCCAGAGAAGCCTGATTTTCATTGAGTGTTTCTCTCGGTTCTGTTTCCATTATGAAGTTTTGATTGTTAGGAAAtcttttgttgtattttgataGTTGCAGCATAACAGCTGCATTTGGATTTTTCAATCCCGACTGGGGAAAACGAGGAAAGAGTTTCAGTGAAAGGAAACAAATAATTGATCTGTTATATTCTAGTACTATTATTAGAGGCTTAGAGCATCGTTTCATATTTTTGCTGAGTTTGTTATTGAGTCTTTTTTATTCGATATTAAACCATGTTATTATGCTTAGACTGATGTTTAACTTGCCACTTCGAGTATAGTTAACGGACCTATTGATTAAGCAAGCTTAAAAGCATTATGATTTTTTCCGAAGATATTACTAgtttatgagaaaaataataaaaactgtTTCTTATGGCGAAAAATTGTTCAGTTTGTAGTCACAGATGGATCCTTGGAGACAAATTTTTCCAGTGCTTTTATTAAGATTGCCAAAACTCAATTTACTGGCTTAGTAATTTTAGAAATTGATTAGTATGCACCTTCAGAATATTTTGGttcaattattcattttatcgttataattatacaaatattattttgtagtCTCTATTCtctataattaaaatgtatccCTTTTAGTCCTTGTACATGTAACacgttatttttaattgtttttttagtacttatgaTTTTAGAGGATagggatttaaaaaaaaaaagataatatgtAAAGGGACTAAGTAATAAAAATGGTATGTATCGAAATTAAGATCAATGATTATTAAGTATGGAGATTAAAAAGGTTTATACAAATGATATACTAAATGAGCAGttaaaccaatatttttttaatataaacagAATTTTATTAGCTTGTTTAAGCTGGTTGGCTTGTTATTCATTTCTTAAGTGTTACTATCTCCTTCGTATGAATATATGTTtataagtcatatttttttattggctaatattaattattaattatttaatttattagtttttttaatgaaaaaaatatcatcaaattaatcttataagATATGACCCTGCGTAAGCCACATTGGCATTGTAGTCTCAATGTtgtcaatcaatttaaattcAGTTTCCCAAGTTAAGAACACACCTTCTTCGAAGCTTTTTGTCATGTTTATCAGCAGTTATCCATTCAAGCTAGTTATattcaattgaaaataattgatatttataaTTCAAAGCAACTAGTGAAGAGTGTAAATATTATAGTTTCAAATTTGTATTTTGTCTATTTGATGTCATGCTTTTTATATGGACCTCTATTTATCGGGCAATAGTCGGACAAAAGCTCGCGAAGTATTTGATTAACACGTAACaagagattatgcctttgcttaAGACCAAATTACCAATTGATTGGGGGATTTTCTTCCTACACtattcataatttttctgcaccaacattttttaaaaaatttcaaaattacccttatttatttcttcttcttcgtttattcgtttttttttttcatacaccATTCATTCCTGTTTTCGTTTGGTTGAACTCCTTCTTTCATGTTGTGACTAATTTGGTTGAAATACATTATTACGGTAGTTCGTTTGCAATTCGTGATTGCCATCATGATGGGTGTTGCGgggattgtcaatccatatcAGTGACATAGattataacttaattttttatatatttttaatgtttttttttttataaatttagttatattttttaatattttgtataaatattattacattaacTAGTTTATTAAAgtgtataaaatatgaaaatttatatcaactttaatgtaatatattagtatatgcactaaaaaaataataaaattgtgtcatggtatatgttaaaaaacatctagtataaaaaaatttaataaatttcaacatggaatttttttaaaataagtaggcttatttacaaataattagAATTAATCATGAGTGATAAAAAATCAGTATTTTATTAAGAGATAAACTATTGTTATATGTATATAgagatataaattattatatgtcaATCCGTATAGGCTATATGTATGAAATTTCATTAGTTGTCATTAgtttgtcatttaatttttttaatatttttttaagatggacgaagatcaacgAATATATGAGAACATAATGTTTGAAGAAGTCAATATGAATGAAAACAATGGAGATGAATATGGTGTGCTTGAAAATATTGATTGTTCTGATACcttcaattataattttgtattttgttaaaataagtaaatgaaTGTCCTAAGAAGGCTGAACATGTATTATTTCTTTTGTAGATGTTTGTTACCTGTGAGGACGTGTTGCAATGGACTTGTATTGTTGTGTATGATATTGGTTTTGTGGCTGTGATAATGAGGTCAGACACATATACTCAAAAGAGAGAAATGacctcatttattttaattggattTGAAACGAATGAAAAATGTAGAGCATACAAGAAAGACTTAGTACGAGCGATGACGGGTAGTAAAAAATGTAAGTGTCCCTTTAAGTTGCGAGCAAAACCAATCTTGGGAGGTAATGAgtggatggtgaagttaataTGTGTGACTCATAATCATGTATTAGCTAAGTCATtcgttggacatccatatgtttGTCGACTAtctgaggatgaaaaaaatattattgatgatatgacaaagtcaatgatcaaaccaaaaaatattcttctaactttgaaggagcacaatgctaACAATTGTACAACAACAAAGCAAGTATGTTATAATTAAACTAATAACTACCTCTTGTGTCCAAACTCTGACTGCCACATGATCAATATATGATGTCAACACTTATGTATCTTAGGGCCCTCCAGGAAAATCCTCAGCCATATCAACACCCACATGATCCGTAAATGGCTTGTGTGACTCCTCATGAATCTCATCAGCAACATGATCCACATGGTCAATATCCTTACAGCAGTTGTAGCTGCTTGTTATCTACGTGCGGATACTGTCAGCCTTCGATGCTAAAGGACTTCTTCCTCATCACCAATAACCTATCTACTCAAGGCTCTTTCTAAAACTCAACCTAAAGCCTGATACAATTTTCTAGTTCTAAGCATAATCTACAAATTTGcacattaatattaattaatgtcatCGTTCAAATAATAGTTGTCTTTCATAtttcataacaaaaatttaaattaactttaaatgaTTAATCTAGCAAGCtaaaatatatcatcaaaatcaaactataattttttaaaaatattttataaattactatttaataattcataaataagtatttaattattttataaataactattatttttacttttatatattcataaatcaatgtagaaatttcttttttaaaatttgtatactTCAAATAACTAttcatagaaaacaaaaatatatgataaaaaataaagtataaatttatttttatattttttatacatcaaatcactatttatataaatatttaatagtattaatgtaataatatttatacaactatattaataaaaaaattaacatttttcttatacaatatattacctttttaaataaattttaaaatatatacattataaaaatctctatttttttaattaactattttataaataactattttaaatctAGGAAActattaaattagttatttataaaataattaaataacaataaaatttatacattgatttttaaataaacaaacttatcaaataaattatctattaaatattttttaaaaaaattaacaaaaatacagATTAGAAATCCGTATAATCCACATGAATTGACAATCCGTTTGGATTATACAAGATTAAGAATCCGTATGGATCATACGGATACGGATTGCAAATCTATATGGTTATACaaaattttttttcacatgtaTCAATCCGTATGAGTTTAACACAatacaaaaacaataaatagaaaatactcATAGTGGGGAGGCGAGATGGGATGAAAGATGAA is a genomic window containing:
- the LOC100789494 gene encoding adenosine kinase 2; this encodes MKMVSEGILLGIGNPLLDISAVVDQDFFKKYDITSNNAILAEDKHTPMFEELVEKYNVEYIAGGATQNSIKVAQWMLQVPGATSYMGGIGKDKFGEEMKKNSRLAGVNVHYYEDETTPTGTCAVCIVGDDRSLVANLAAANCYKSDHLKRPENWALVEKAKYIYIAGFFLTVSPDSIQLVAEHAAANNKIFSMNLSAPFICEFFRDVQEKALPYTDFVFGYETEARTFSKVHGWETDNVEEIALKISQWPKASGTHKRITVITQGVDPVCVAEDGKVKKFPVQLLPKEKLVDANGTGDAFVGGFLSQLVQEKPIEECVRAGCYAANVIIQRSGCTYPEKPDFH